One genomic segment of Virgibacillus doumboii includes these proteins:
- a CDS encoding TRAP transporter substrate-binding protein: MKKAISGLVLTIIAILLVACGSSDAEGDNAGSNDGDKTIRAGIGLNENHPQYKGLERFKEIVEEKTDGAIQVKLYPSEQLGSDREMIQAVQNGNQEVTIPSTATVANFVPEFNVLNFPFLFPDKETADAVLDGETGEKLLKMLEAKGMVGLGFWEEGFYNVTNNVRPIETVEDFEGIKLRTMENELLLDVYSELGTNPTPMAFGEVYTALQQGTVDGQTNPLSQAYTSKFYEVQEYLSATHEYYGVWPFIINKDFFDSLTNEQQNIIREAEKEARKHQRELNRTQNEDFLKNLKEEGIKYNEVTPEAREEMRKKIQPLLDDAAKDIPGDIAEEFFDSVEKAKQN; this comes from the coding sequence ATGAAAAAAGCTATTAGTGGTTTAGTGTTAACAATTATTGCGATTTTACTAGTCGCGTGTGGGAGTAGTGATGCAGAAGGCGACAATGCAGGAAGTAATGATGGAGACAAAACAATTAGAGCAGGCATTGGGCTAAATGAAAACCACCCACAGTATAAGGGGTTAGAACGATTTAAAGAAATAGTTGAAGAAAAAACTGATGGAGCAATCCAAGTTAAACTATATCCAAGTGAGCAACTTGGTAGTGATCGTGAAATGATTCAAGCAGTTCAGAATGGAAACCAGGAAGTTACTATACCTTCAACTGCAACCGTAGCAAACTTTGTTCCTGAGTTTAATGTATTGAATTTCCCATTTTTATTTCCTGACAAAGAAACTGCTGATGCAGTATTAGATGGGGAAACAGGAGAAAAGTTATTGAAAATGCTTGAAGCTAAAGGTATGGTCGGTCTGGGGTTTTGGGAGGAAGGATTTTATAATGTCACAAATAATGTTCGTCCGATAGAAACTGTTGAAGATTTTGAAGGTATAAAGTTACGTACCATGGAGAATGAATTGTTGTTAGATGTATATAGTGAACTAGGTACAAATCCAACACCTATGGCATTCGGTGAGGTATATACTGCATTACAACAGGGTACTGTTGATGGCCAAACCAATCCTTTATCACAAGCATACACCTCTAAGTTTTATGAGGTACAAGAGTATTTATCCGCTACTCATGAGTACTATGGGGTTTGGCCATTTATAATTAATAAAGACTTCTTTGATAGTTTGACGAATGAACAACAAAACATTATAAGGGAAGCAGAAAAAGAAGCAAGAAAGCATCAAAGAGAGTTGAACAGGACACAGAACGAAGATTTTCTAAAAAATTTAAAAGAAGAAGGTATAAAGTATAATGAAGTCACGCCAGAAGCAAGAGAAGAAATGAGAAAGAAAATTCAACCACTATTAGACGATGCCGCAAAAGATATTCCAGGAGATATTGCAGAGGAATTTTTTGATTCAGTGGAAAAGGCTAAACAAAATTGA
- a CDS encoding fumarylacetoacetate hydrolase family protein: MKIIRFLDENHTLQLAAVNNEDQVYVLPFKHFTDVIHTANLKNSTPVHLIQEVIYQSLPLESALKDLTLLTPIDAPEVWAAGVTYEKSRDERNYEATGGKLNASTFYDKVYNAERPELFMKSTRDRTVGPDQDVYLRGDSNWQIPEPELGLVLDYQGDILGYTIGNDMSCRDIEGDNPLYLPQAKIWKSSCSIGPSIRLVETVEDPYKLQITCRIFRNEEKVFESSASTSQLKRKLTELTSYLVRDNIVFDGTVLLTGSCIVPPHNFTLTDGDRIEIEIPEIGILNNLAKAQIKESNY; the protein is encoded by the coding sequence TTGAAAATTATTCGTTTTTTGGATGAAAATCATACCTTGCAATTGGCAGCTGTGAATAATGAAGATCAAGTTTATGTGTTACCGTTTAAACATTTTACAGATGTCATTCATACGGCAAATCTAAAGAATTCTACACCTGTGCACTTGATTCAAGAAGTGATTTATCAATCATTGCCTTTGGAGTCAGCTTTAAAGGATCTTACATTACTAACTCCAATTGATGCCCCCGAAGTATGGGCGGCGGGGGTTACTTATGAAAAAAGCAGAGATGAAAGGAATTATGAGGCTACTGGAGGGAAATTAAACGCATCAACCTTTTATGACAAAGTATACAATGCTGAAAGGCCGGAACTTTTCATGAAGTCTACTCGGGATCGAACCGTTGGTCCTGACCAAGATGTTTATTTAAGGGGTGATTCAAACTGGCAAATTCCTGAACCTGAGTTAGGCTTAGTTCTAGATTATCAGGGTGATATTTTGGGCTATACTATTGGCAACGATATGAGCTGTCGTGATATTGAAGGGGACAATCCCCTGTATTTGCCACAGGCAAAAATTTGGAAAAGTTCATGTTCAATTGGTCCATCTATCCGTTTGGTGGAAACGGTTGAAGATCCCTATAAACTCCAAATTACCTGTCGTATTTTTCGCAATGAAGAGAAAGTATTTGAATCTTCTGCAAGTACCAGCCAATTAAAAAGAAAACTCACAGAACTTACCTCCTACCTTGTAAGGGACAATATTGTGTTTGACGGCACTGTTCTTTTGACGGGAAGTTGCATAGTCCCACCACACAATTTCACTTTAACAGATGGTGATCGTATTGAAATTGAAATCCCCGAAATCGGTATTTTAAACAACCTAGCGAAAGCCCAAATAAAAGAATCAAACTATTAA
- a CDS encoding RidA family protein: MSNIESKLSELGIDLPEAPKPAAVYVPAKTVGNLVYTSGQDCKENGVLKYEGKLGSDLTVEEGYDAARQTMINCLSVLKGHIGSLDKVKQVVKLLGFVNSADGFVKQPYVMNGASELLEEVFGERGKHARSAISANELPFNTPIEIEMIVEVESV, encoded by the coding sequence ATGTCTAATATTGAAAGCAAGTTGTCAGAATTGGGTATTGACCTTCCAGAAGCACCAAAACCTGCAGCGGTGTATGTACCTGCCAAAACTGTAGGGAACCTGGTTTATACTTCTGGTCAAGATTGTAAGGAAAACGGAGTATTAAAATATGAAGGTAAATTAGGGTCAGATCTTACAGTTGAAGAAGGATACGATGCTGCAAGACAGACAATGATCAATTGCTTATCAGTTTTAAAAGGTCATATTGGAAGTCTCGATAAAGTGAAACAAGTTGTAAAACTATTGGGCTTTGTCAATTCTGCTGATGGATTTGTAAAACAACCTTATGTTATGAATGGTGCATCTGAATTGCTTGAGGAAGTGTTTGGAGAAAGAGGGAAACACGCACGGTCGGCGATTTCCGCAAATGAACTTCCTTTTAACACCCCTATAGAAATTGAAATGATTGTAGAAGTTGAAAGTGTATAA
- a CDS encoding fumarylacetoacetate hydrolase family protein produces the protein MNHVFGYLIINDVSARGFQFADGQCVRG, from the coding sequence CTGAATCATGTTTTCGGTTATCTCATCATTAATGATGTTAGTGCAAGAGGTTTTCAATTCGCAGACGGCCAATGTGTCCGCGGATGA
- a CDS encoding SDR family NAD(P)-dependent oxidoreductase, translated as MRLSGKVALITGAGSGIGRETALLFAQEGAFVVVNELDEVAGLETLKEIESNKGKGVFIQADVTQPDDVEQMGRKIINSYKRIDVLFNNAGISGVGQLHEIDQQTWNKVFDVNVNGVFHVSKAVLPYMMEQQEGSIINMSSCIAEIGLNNRAPYAASKGAILSLTKSMQVDYAKYNIRVNALMPGTIYTSFVKDYLSKDSNPQEAVEAIKSRQLGGDLGKPIDVAYAALYLASDESKFMMGSPFVIDGGVVNGKSN; from the coding sequence ATGCGATTGAGTGGAAAAGTTGCTTTAATTACTGGAGCGGGCTCAGGGATTGGAAGAGAGACTGCACTCTTGTTCGCACAGGAAGGTGCTTTTGTTGTTGTCAACGAATTAGATGAAGTAGCAGGTCTGGAAACTTTGAAAGAGATTGAATCAAACAAGGGTAAGGGTGTTTTCATCCAAGCGGACGTAACTCAGCCCGATGACGTAGAACAAATGGGAAGAAAAATCATTAATAGTTATAAGAGGATTGATGTGCTGTTCAATAATGCGGGGATTAGCGGAGTGGGACAATTACATGAAATAGACCAACAAACCTGGAATAAGGTTTTCGACGTTAATGTTAACGGTGTTTTTCATGTATCCAAAGCAGTGCTTCCTTATATGATGGAGCAGCAAGAAGGTTCAATTATCAACATGTCCTCTTGTATTGCGGAAATCGGCCTTAATAACAGGGCCCCTTATGCCGCTTCTAAAGGGGCTATTTTGTCATTAACCAAATCGATGCAGGTTGATTATGCAAAATATAATATTCGTGTGAATGCGTTAATGCCGGGAACTATTTACACTTCGTTCGTAAAAGATTACCTATCCAAAGATTCAAATCCCCAAGAAGCAGTAGAGGCAATTAAAAGCCGTCAGCTTGGCGGAGATTTAGGCAAGCCTATAGATGTGGCGTATGCTGCATTATACTTGGCATCAGATGAGTCAAAATTTATGATGGGTTCCCCGTTTGTGATTGATGGTGGAGTAGTTAATGGTAAATCAAATTAA
- the dat gene encoding D-amino-acid transaminase: MNYILYDKNFITIEDLKIDMEDRGYQFGDGIYEVIGVYNGKTFKMIEHLNRLERSAKELQIDFPHDFRFLKESLEKLQSLNGLQNGMIYLQITRGAASRVHHFPGSDVPPVLIAYTREMNDNSFIQKKGVECITTEDLRWLRCDIKSLNLLGNVLAKQKAVENNSFEAILCRNEIVTEGSATNVFIVKNGVLYTHPANNYILNGITRSTVIEQCRKMNYKVEEKPFKTQDLLDADEAFLTGTLIDVVPVRKINDYNIGSGVPGSITIGIQQIFNTLIN, encoded by the coding sequence ATGAATTATATTTTGTATGATAAAAATTTTATTACAATTGAGGATTTAAAAATCGATATGGAAGACAGAGGTTATCAATTTGGTGATGGAATTTATGAGGTCATTGGTGTATATAATGGAAAGACTTTTAAAATGATTGAACACCTAAATCGTCTTGAAAGAAGTGCAAAAGAGTTGCAGATAGATTTCCCGCACGACTTTAGATTTTTAAAAGAAAGTCTGGAAAAACTCCAGTCTCTAAATGGTTTGCAAAACGGGATGATATATCTTCAGATTACCCGAGGTGCAGCCTCGCGAGTTCATCATTTTCCAGGGAGTGATGTCCCCCCTGTTTTAATCGCTTATACAAGGGAGATGAACGATAATAGCTTTATTCAAAAAAAAGGTGTCGAATGTATAACAACAGAGGATTTAAGATGGCTTAGATGCGATATTAAGAGCCTAAACCTTTTAGGAAATGTACTAGCAAAACAAAAAGCAGTTGAGAACAATTCCTTTGAGGCCATATTATGTAGAAATGAAATTGTTACTGAAGGGTCTGCTACAAACGTATTCATAGTTAAGAATGGTGTACTGTATACCCATCCCGCAAATAATTATATTTTAAACGGAATTACAAGAAGTACGGTTATTGAACAATGTAGAAAGATGAATTATAAAGTAGAAGAGAAACCTTTTAAGACACAAGATTTACTCGACGCAGACGAAGCATTTTTAACAGGGACGCTGATTGATGTTGTACCGGTTAGGAAGATAAACGATTATAATATAGGTTCAGGAGTACCGGGGTCGATAACAATTGGCATACAACAAATATTTAATACTTTGATAAATTGA
- a CDS encoding TRAP transporter large permease, with product MFYLSLFGSFGLLLLIGVPIAISLGLASIFSILITGDTTISFLTVNFVNSIDSFPILAVPFFIFAGEIMAQGGLSKRLFGLADSIVGNKTGGLAIAAVISCMFFGSISGSSPATVAAMGTIMIPAMVQRGYNKTFATATIAAAGSLGVIIPPSIDMIMFGVTSNTSIGNMFLGGILPGILLGTCLMIWAYIYSKKNGYTGTDEKTSIKRILTELNNCKWALLIPVVILGGIYSGIFTPTESAVVAVVIALVSSFFIYREMGLRDIPKLMASSSATIATILIILSAATGFAKLLTIKQAPQQMADFLLSVTESPIVIIILINLMLLAVGTFMDSVPSIIILTPILFPIATNLGFEPVHFGVMMIVNLSVGFITPPVGVNLFVASGISQLSVTQIAKSIVPYFLAMVFSLFIVMIWPELSLFLVNLTQ from the coding sequence ATGTTCTATTTAAGCCTGTTTGGTTCTTTTGGTCTTTTATTATTAATAGGAGTTCCAATTGCTATTTCATTAGGTTTAGCCAGTATTTTTTCTATTCTTATTACCGGAGACACTACGATAAGTTTTTTAACGGTAAACTTTGTTAACTCTATAGATTCTTTCCCAATTTTAGCGGTTCCATTTTTCATATTTGCTGGTGAAATTATGGCGCAAGGGGGTTTATCGAAAAGATTGTTTGGTTTAGCCGACTCAATTGTTGGTAATAAAACTGGCGGGTTAGCTATTGCTGCGGTTATTAGTTGTATGTTTTTTGGATCAATTTCGGGATCAAGTCCTGCAACTGTTGCGGCGATGGGAACAATTATGATTCCGGCAATGGTACAAAGAGGTTATAACAAAACATTTGCGACTGCGACTATTGCAGCAGCAGGCTCACTAGGAGTTATTATTCCCCCTAGTATTGATATGATTATGTTTGGTGTTACGAGCAACACTTCTATAGGAAATATGTTCTTGGGAGGTATTTTACCTGGTATTTTACTTGGGACGTGCCTGATGATATGGGCTTACATATACAGCAAAAAAAATGGGTATACAGGAACAGATGAAAAGACTTCGATAAAGAGAATTTTAACAGAATTAAATAATTGCAAATGGGCGTTACTGATTCCAGTTGTCATACTGGGAGGAATTTATAGTGGTATATTTACTCCAACAGAATCAGCTGTGGTTGCCGTAGTTATTGCGCTGGTGTCAAGTTTCTTTATTTATCGTGAAATGGGACTCCGTGATATTCCAAAGCTAATGGCAAGTTCATCAGCAACTATCGCAACAATACTCATAATCTTAAGTGCAGCTACAGGTTTTGCAAAACTATTAACCATAAAACAGGCCCCTCAACAAATGGCTGACTTTCTTTTGTCAGTTACTGAAAGTCCTATAGTTATTATTATATTGATAAATTTAATGCTACTAGCTGTCGGGACATTCATGGACTCTGTTCCATCAATAATTATACTAACTCCAATTTTATTTCCAATAGCAACTAACTTAGGATTCGAGCCTGTTCACTTTGGGGTTATGATGATTGTGAACTTATCTGTTGGATTTATTACGCCTCCAGTTGGAGTTAATTTGTTTGTGGCCTCTGGGATTTCTCAACTGTCCGTTACACAAATCGCTAAATCTATAGTACCGTATTTTTTAGCTATGGTTTTTTCATTATTTATTGTTATGATTTGGCCAGAACTATCACTGTTTTTAGTAAATCTAACACAATAG
- a CDS encoding sugar kinase has product MDVMTLGESMALFTPKIKGYMRYASDFTVKVAGAESNVAIGLARLEYRSAWLSRLGNDEFGKKILMYIRGEGVDVSQVHIDESASTGLYFKEMLTYDEMRVQYYRKNSAASRMKPSDLNEEYIASAKFLHITGITPALSESCYETVMKAVEIAKRNGVTIVFDPNLRRKLWSEEKARQALLEVSAKADIVLPGIDEAEFLFGQSDTETLARQLYKHGASIVVLKMGSNGAFYLSEKEQGHVPGFPVKHVVDPVGAGDGFATGFLSGLLDGLELEKSVKRGAAVGALVTMVKGDVEGLPDRSRLNSFIKGETKVDVIR; this is encoded by the coding sequence ATGGATGTGATGACACTGGGAGAAAGTATGGCACTATTTACACCTAAAATAAAAGGATACATGCGTTATGCGTCGGATTTCACGGTTAAAGTAGCAGGTGCGGAATCAAATGTGGCAATCGGATTAGCTCGGTTGGAATATAGGTCAGCGTGGTTAAGTAGACTTGGCAACGATGAATTTGGGAAAAAGATTTTGATGTACATTCGTGGTGAAGGGGTGGATGTAAGCCAGGTGCACATTGATGAATCAGCTTCAACCGGCCTTTACTTCAAAGAAATGCTGACTTATGATGAAATGAGGGTACAGTATTATCGGAAGAATTCCGCGGCAAGTCGCATGAAACCTTCCGATTTGAATGAGGAATATATTGCAAGTGCGAAGTTTTTACATATTACTGGGATTACGCCTGCTCTTAGTGAAAGCTGTTATGAGACGGTAATGAAAGCAGTGGAAATTGCAAAAAGGAATGGAGTAACCATTGTATTTGATCCAAATTTACGTCGGAAGCTTTGGTCAGAAGAAAAAGCCAGACAAGCTCTACTTGAAGTTTCCGCCAAAGCCGATATTGTGTTGCCTGGGATTGATGAAGCAGAGTTTCTTTTTGGTCAAAGTGATACGGAAACCTTGGCAAGACAACTTTATAAACACGGGGCATCCATTGTTGTATTAAAAATGGGCTCAAATGGGGCTTTTTATCTTTCTGAGAAAGAACAGGGTCATGTCCCTGGATTTCCTGTTAAGCATGTAGTTGACCCAGTTGGTGCCGGTGATGGATTTGCGACAGGTTTTTTATCGGGATTGTTAGATGGTCTAGAGCTTGAAAAGTCTGTAAAGCGTGGAGCTGCAGTTGGAGCACTCGTGACAATGGTTAAAGGGGATGTAGAAGGTTTGCCTGACAGGTCCAGATTAAACTCTTTTATAAAAGGGGAAACCAAGGTGGATGTGATTAGATAA
- the gucD gene encoding alpha-ketoglutaric semialdehyde dehydrogenase GucD has translation MTIQKSVKTYKNYIKGEWIDTLADKVQVSLNPANTKEIIGYVQDSSKKDIDQAVEAAKKACKPWSKFTGAERGSFLYKTADIMESRLDEIAETMTREMGKTFLESKGETARGVAILRYFAGEGMRKVGDVIPATNNKALMYTKRVPLGVVGVITPWNFPVAIPLWKIAPALVYGNTVVMKPAGDAAVTAAKIIECMELAELPTGVINFITGQGSVVGNRLIHHPDVNGVTFTGSNLVGKQVAEGAVARGAKYQLEMGGKNPIIIADDADLDDAVEATISGGLRSTGQKCTATSRVIIQKGIYDQFKERLLRRTKELVIGDGMKENTWMGPSVNEGQLNTVLSYIDKGKAEGANLLLGGNRPKDPDLQNGLFIEPTIFDHVESQMTIAQEEIFGPVLSLIKVDSIEKALELANDISFGLSASIFTKNIDNAFQFIDEIDAGLVRVNFETAGVELQAPFGGMKDSSFGSREQGEAAKEFFTEIKTIFVKP, from the coding sequence ATGACTATCCAGAAATCTGTAAAAACGTATAAAAATTACATTAAAGGCGAGTGGATAGACACACTTGCTGATAAAGTACAGGTGAGTCTCAACCCGGCAAATACCAAAGAAATAATTGGATATGTTCAGGATTCTTCCAAAAAGGATATTGATCAGGCAGTAGAAGCTGCGAAAAAGGCATGTAAACCCTGGAGTAAGTTTACAGGAGCAGAAAGAGGTAGCTTTCTTTATAAAACCGCGGACATCATGGAAAGTCGTTTGGATGAAATTGCGGAAACAATGACACGGGAAATGGGAAAAACTTTCCTTGAGTCGAAAGGGGAAACTGCTAGAGGAGTAGCCATTTTACGATATTTCGCTGGTGAAGGAATGAGAAAGGTAGGTGATGTTATACCTGCTACTAACAACAAAGCCCTCATGTATACAAAAAGGGTTCCACTAGGAGTAGTAGGTGTTATTACACCCTGGAACTTTCCAGTTGCCATTCCACTGTGGAAAATAGCACCCGCGCTGGTATATGGAAATACAGTTGTCATGAAACCTGCCGGCGATGCTGCTGTTACAGCAGCGAAAATTATTGAATGTATGGAATTAGCAGAATTACCTACAGGTGTTATAAATTTTATTACCGGACAGGGGTCAGTTGTAGGAAATCGATTGATTCACCATCCAGATGTAAACGGCGTTACTTTTACAGGGTCCAATCTGGTTGGAAAGCAGGTTGCTGAAGGAGCAGTTGCCAGAGGAGCTAAATATCAATTGGAAATGGGGGGGAAGAATCCAATCATCATTGCTGATGATGCAGATCTTGATGATGCAGTTGAAGCAACAATAAGCGGGGGGCTTCGTTCTACAGGGCAGAAATGCACAGCGACTAGTCGAGTGATTATTCAAAAAGGAATATATGACCAATTTAAAGAAAGATTGCTAAGAAGGACAAAAGAACTGGTCATTGGTGATGGGATGAAAGAAAATACGTGGATGGGCCCAAGTGTTAATGAGGGACAATTAAATACGGTTCTTTCCTATATTGACAAAGGAAAAGCCGAAGGAGCCAATCTCCTTTTAGGAGGAAATCGTCCCAAGGATCCTGACTTGCAAAATGGGCTTTTTATTGAGCCGACAATATTTGATCATGTTGAATCACAAATGACTATTGCACAAGAAGAAATCTTTGGTCCAGTTTTATCTCTGATTAAAGTGGATTCAATTGAGAAAGCATTGGAACTTGCAAACGATATTTCATTTGGACTGAGTGCATCCATCTTCACAAAAAATATTGATAATGCATTTCAGTTTATTGATGAAATCGATGCCGGATTAGTTCGTGTCAATTTTGAAACCGCCGGCGTAGAGTTGCAAGCACCATTTGGTGGTATGAAGGATTCTAGCTTTGGATCCAGAGAACAAGGTGAAGCAGCTAAAGAATTTTTCACTGAGATTAAGACAATTTTTGTAAAACCGTAG
- a CDS encoding TRAP transporter small permease, protein MKLLKFLNEHIEEVILVILLSIMVVSTFSQIIMRQIFNNSLSWSSELSRYAFIWLVFIGVSYATKKQKHLNIDVMVGNLSGRKKDLISIISNTIFIVFCIIVIFYGGNSTIEIFNSSQVSPAMQIPQGIVYLALPVGFGLTLIRLVQNIISDFNSLQESKLN, encoded by the coding sequence ATGAAGCTTTTAAAATTTTTGAACGAGCATATTGAAGAGGTAATTTTAGTCATATTGTTATCAATTATGGTTGTTTCAACTTTTTCACAGATAATTATGCGCCAGATATTTAATAATTCACTATCATGGTCATCGGAATTGTCTAGGTATGCATTTATATGGTTAGTATTTATTGGTGTAAGTTATGCAACGAAAAAACAAAAACATCTTAATATAGATGTAATGGTAGGAAACCTAAGTGGTCGAAAAAAAGATTTAATTTCAATCATTAGTAACACTATTTTTATTGTTTTTTGCATTATTGTAATATTTTACGGAGGTAATAGTACGATAGAGATTTTTAATTCATCACAAGTCAGTCCTGCTATGCAAATACCACAAGGAATAGTCTATTTAGCACTTCCGGTGGGGTTTGGTTTAACATTAATTCGATTAGTTCAAAACATAATAAGTGACTTCAATTCACTTCAAGAATCAAAGTTGAATTGA
- a CDS encoding alanine racemase: protein MKINDIDLLTDTPFVSLDLEIMDRNINWLQDLANESNVKIRPHTKTHKSPYIAHQQLKAGANGITTAKLGEAEIMSNAGIDEILIAFPLIGRKKLERFSDLLKRANLTVALDDIKVAQGLNEVGEIHKKKIPVYIDVDTGLNRMGKSSEESVKSILEISTLPYIEIKGLMSHTGHAYAEKDEEGIRKVAINDATILQNTKLSLEKEGLYIQEISVGATATARFIKEIPFITEVRAGMYVFNDRMVMGTGGANEESCAITVFATIVSHPDSGRFIIDAGSKTLAQDSYKGGGHGYIKNHENLVIKSLSEEHGIIEIQGKTNLGIGDVIEIIPNHVCPVVNLADQILGFRNGELERIIPIKGRGKNK from the coding sequence ATGAAAATAAATGATATAGATTTGTTGACAGATACTCCATTTGTCTCTTTGGATTTAGAGATTATGGATAGAAATATTAATTGGTTGCAAGATTTGGCAAATGAGTCAAATGTTAAAATCCGTCCACATACTAAAACTCATAAAAGCCCCTATATAGCTCATCAACAGCTCAAGGCTGGTGCGAATGGTATTACTACCGCTAAATTAGGTGAAGCTGAGATAATGTCAAATGCGGGGATAGATGAAATTTTAATCGCATTTCCCTTAATAGGGCGAAAAAAACTAGAAAGATTCAGTGATTTATTAAAAAGAGCAAATTTGACTGTTGCTTTGGATGATATAAAAGTAGCTCAGGGATTAAATGAAGTGGGTGAGATCCATAAGAAAAAAATACCTGTATATATTGATGTGGATACTGGGTTGAATCGTATGGGTAAATCTTCGGAAGAAAGTGTTAAATCAATACTCGAAATATCGACATTACCTTATATAGAAATAAAGGGTTTAATGAGCCACACAGGTCATGCTTATGCGGAAAAAGATGAAGAGGGAATAAGAAAGGTTGCTATAAATGATGCAACTATATTACAAAATACAAAACTATCATTGGAAAAGGAAGGATTGTATATACAAGAAATTAGTGTTGGAGCAACAGCAACAGCACGATTTATAAAGGAAATTCCATTTATAACTGAGGTGCGAGCAGGGATGTACGTTTTTAATGATCGAATGGTTATGGGGACGGGAGGAGCAAATGAAGAAAGCTGTGCTATTACTGTTTTTGCGACTATCGTTTCTCATCCCGACAGTGGGCGTTTTATTATAGATGCGGGTAGTAAAACACTTGCACAAGATTCATATAAAGGTGGAGGTCATGGGTATATAAAAAATCATGAAAATTTAGTTATTAAAAGTCTTTCGGAAGAACATGGAATTATTGAAATACAAGGTAAGACAAATTTAGGGATAGGGGATGTTATAGAAATTATTCCTAATCATGTTTGTCCTGTGGTTAATTTAGCGGATCAAATTTTAGGTTTCAGAAATGGCGAATTAGAACGTATTATTCCTATTAAAGGGCGAGGAAAAAATAAATGA
- a CDS encoding bifunctional 4-hydroxy-2-oxoglutarate aldolase/2-dehydro-3-deoxy-phosphogluconate aldolase — translation MNTLQSIYENKLVAVIRGAREEEIVSIAKALREGGINILEITAETPNVLPLIERLSSEFGSEVTVGAGTVLDSETARAAIMAGAEFLFSPTGNAATIQLSKRYGGVSIPGAMTPTGGLMAYEQGADLVKLFSANIMGPRYLKDVHGPLPHIPLMPTGGVNLDNIEEYFQNGAVAVGLGSALINMNQPINETTLREITKKASQFMKKIKSY, via the coding sequence ATGAACACTTTACAGTCTATTTATGAAAATAAACTTGTGGCCGTTATTCGTGGAGCAAGGGAAGAAGAGATTGTTTCAATTGCCAAGGCACTCCGTGAAGGTGGTATAAATATTCTTGAAATTACTGCGGAAACGCCTAATGTTTTACCCTTGATTGAACGTTTATCATCTGAATTTGGTAGTGAGGTAACGGTCGGAGCTGGTACAGTGCTTGATTCGGAAACTGCACGGGCGGCAATCATGGCGGGGGCGGAATTTTTATTTTCTCCGACGGGCAACGCGGCAACGATTCAATTGTCGAAGCGCTACGGGGGAGTCAGTATTCCGGGGGCAATGACACCGACGGGGGGTTTGATGGCGTACGAGCAAGGGGCTGATTTGGTAAAATTGTTTTCAGCGAATATTATGGGTCCGCGGTATTTGAAAGATGTACACGGTCCATTGCCACATATACCACTTATGCCGACAGGCGGTGTCAATCTTGACAATATCGAAGAATACTTTCAAAATGGAGCGGTGGCAGTGGGGCTTGGTAGTGCACTCATTAATATGAATCAGCCAATCAATGAAACAACATTAAGGGAAATCACGAAAAAAGCTTCACAGTTTATGAAGAAAATCAAATCATACTAG